A window of Sulfurimonas gotlandica GD1 contains these coding sequences:
- a CDS encoding cell division protein FtsZ: MTEKIGTDGIKIVVIGVGGGGSNMVDNLVQSDIADKVKLVAINTDAQALKNSKVPHKLQIGKKITDGKGAGMNPEVGKASAMESYDEIKDMLMKFSEKEDTQ; this comes from the coding sequence GTGACAGAAAAAATAGGTACAGATGGTATCAAAATAGTAGTAATAGGTGTTGGCGGTGGCGGTAGTAATATGGTAGACAATCTAGTTCAGAGTGATATAGCAGATAAAGTAAAATTAGTAGCTATTAATACCGATGCTCAAGCTCTTAAAAATTCTAAAGTTCCACATAAGCTTCAAATAGGAAAGAAGATAACTGATGGTAAAGGTGCCGGAATGAATCCAGAAGTAGGAAAAGCATCTGCCATGGAAAGTTATGACGAAATTAAAGACATGTTAATGAAATTTTCTGAAAAGGAAGATACACAATGA
- a CDS encoding WYL domain-containing protein produces the protein MSDITTIRKYNIILEEFTLSQDKTLTAYDEALTSRLPQGTKQLGRLLADLESEFDAIIKVEGKKRDTYKLIKPVDLFVETFEHTDNIDWFFHMAHDADPEIFKALESYTNKNKHVYKFINMPFEDIEELKSNGILKKLEVAVKLGEYRKIKFAGLDAIDNLRCLKLLFIDNNWYIATSGEDDKVWLSRVSFIEDVSYATNISKFQKSSVKQQMKFIDNHIQNSLTRYDVPVKTATIKSTPDKARYFDKGMKKFLSSQKFKEKLDDGSIVFTLEYTQPLEILPFIQKWLPYLVILEPQDLKEEFIGNLNIALSKLENNQK, from the coding sequence TTGTCTGACATAACTACTATACGAAAATACAACATCATACTAGAAGAGTTTACTCTATCTCAAGATAAAACTTTAACTGCATATGATGAAGCATTAACTAGTAGACTTCCTCAAGGCACAAAACAGCTCGGTAGACTCTTAGCAGACTTAGAGTCAGAGTTTGATGCTATTATAAAAGTTGAGGGTAAAAAGAGAGATACATATAAGCTGATCAAGCCCGTAGATCTGTTTGTTGAAACATTTGAGCATACCGATAACATAGATTGGTTTTTTCATATGGCTCATGATGCAGACCCTGAAATATTTAAAGCATTAGAGAGTTATACAAATAAGAATAAGCATGTTTATAAATTTATCAATATGCCATTTGAAGATATAGAAGAATTAAAATCTAATGGTATTTTAAAAAAGTTAGAGGTAGCTGTTAAACTTGGCGAGTATAGAAAGATTAAATTCGCTGGCCTTGATGCTATAGATAATTTAAGATGTTTAAAACTCCTTTTTATAGATAACAACTGGTATATTGCAACATCAGGAGAAGATGATAAAGTATGGTTAAGCAGAGTCTCTTTTATAGAAGATGTTTCGTATGCTACAAATATAAGTAAATTTCAAAAATCATCAGTCAAACAACAGATGAAGTTTATAGATAATCATATTCAAAACTCACTCACTCGATACGATGTACCGGTAAAGACTGCGACAATAAAATCGACACCTGACAAAGCTAGATATTTTGATAAAGGAATGAAGAAGTTTTTATCTTCCCAGAAGTTCAAAGAGAAGCTTGATGATGGCAGCATTGTATTTACGCTTGAATATACACAACCTCTAGAAATACTTCCATTTATTCAAAAGTGGTTACCTTACTTAGTGATTTTAGAGCCACAAGATTTAAAAGAAGAATTTATAGGTAACTTGAATATTGCACTTAGTAAACTAGAAAATAATCAAAAGTAA
- a CDS encoding DUF2958 domain-containing protein, translating into MSKLIPNTLLEAIPNLYETENVKDPICHIKLFTPDSNWTWYIIEISKEDKNLCFGYVIGHESELGYFNLDELESVRSVLGLPVERDLHFTPTLLSVVKRGN; encoded by the coding sequence ATGAGCAAATTAATACCAAACACATTGTTGGAAGCAATTCCTAATCTCTACGAAACAGAAAATGTCAAAGATCCTATTTGTCACATCAAGCTTTTTACTCCCGATAGTAATTGGACTTGGTACATAATTGAAATATCCAAAGAAGATAAGAATTTGTGTTTTGGTTATGTCATTGGACATGAATCAGAACTAGGTTACTTCAACCTTGATGAACTAGAAAGTGTTAGAAGCGTTTTAGGCTTGCCAGTTGAACGAGATTTACATTTTACTCCAACATTATTATCAGTTGTAAAGAGAGGTAACTAA
- a CDS encoding GGDEF domain-containing protein, with translation MESRQKVITALVIIFSIFFISMIISTAVNFREYGVKTAENKANLTAEIVKIGLTSHMVNGIMNQRDYFLNQIGSVEKINQLWIARSPTVIEQYGEGHNNETPRDKIDTEVLKSGETKSFTTETPSQSMMRVSIPFVATEYGTPNCMACHKAKEGEVLGVVSMVMDITEIRTSSLKTVLYNMAITIITIIFVFIVITRFIKPFVSIFYSIRDVMQNAYRGDYSVRIKGHHNKESKTVADMLNSMLEKLQHTFEELDKKVYVFIKNKNYVKEPDPLVNINSTIERLSDIYKFKQTIENDKELEDIYNRIASVLKDRFKLDDFTMIEIDTMNKIKKIVYTEEECHCQVLNGECRADRIHASVDSSIFKNSCELYKLEATEYICTPYTISNELTLVLTIVTRDEKTTEYVRSITSDIEDYITTARPAIISKKLMQTLNKMARVDQLTDMYNRKFLDEFADVSIPQAVRAGTSYGVLMVDIDYFKMINDNYGHDVGDEAIRIISGVIKKSIRKADIAIRYGGEEFLVLLYNCEANNIVQIANSIRTEFSKQKIYANGESFSKTLSVGCSSFPKDSESIWKCIKFADISLYQAKEGGRNQVVAFNEDMLNNTEVGESF, from the coding sequence ATGGAATCCAGACAAAAGGTCATCACTGCGTTAGTCATTATTTTTTCTATTTTCTTTATTTCAATGATTATTAGTACCGCTGTAAACTTTAGAGAGTATGGCGTAAAAACAGCTGAAAACAAAGCAAATCTAACTGCAGAAATTGTTAAAATCGGGCTTACTTCTCATATGGTAAACGGCATAATGAACCAGAGAGATTATTTTCTAAATCAAATTGGAAGTGTAGAAAAAATCAATCAGTTATGGATTGCCAGATCTCCTACTGTTATTGAGCAGTATGGTGAAGGTCATAACAATGAAACACCTAGAGATAAGATAGATACAGAGGTGTTAAAATCTGGAGAAACAAAATCTTTTACGACAGAAACACCTAGCCAAAGCATGATGCGTGTCAGCATACCGTTTGTAGCTACAGAATATGGAACTCCTAACTGTATGGCATGTCACAAAGCTAAAGAAGGTGAAGTTTTAGGTGTTGTAAGTATGGTAATGGATATTACTGAGATACGAACAAGCAGCCTAAAAACTGTACTTTATAATATGGCAATCACTATTATCACAATTATTTTCGTATTTATTGTTATAACCAGATTTATAAAACCATTTGTCAGTATATTTTACTCCATAAGAGACGTTATGCAAAATGCATATCGTGGTGACTATTCTGTTCGTATTAAGGGACACCATAATAAAGAGAGTAAGACTGTAGCAGATATGCTAAACTCTATGCTTGAGAAGCTACAACATACATTTGAAGAGTTAGACAAAAAAGTTTATGTATTTATAAAAAACAAAAATTACGTAAAAGAACCTGATCCTTTAGTAAATATAAATTCCACAATCGAAAGACTTTCAGATATATACAAATTTAAACAAACCATAGAAAATGACAAAGAGCTTGAAGATATATATAATAGAATTGCGTCGGTTCTAAAAGATCGCTTTAAACTTGATGATTTTACTATGATAGAGATAGACACAATGAATAAAATCAAAAAGATTGTCTATACAGAAGAAGAGTGTCATTGTCAGGTTTTAAATGGAGAGTGTAGAGCAGATCGGATTCATGCAAGTGTAGACTCTAGTATCTTTAAAAACTCTTGTGAACTATACAAACTCGAAGCGACAGAGTACATATGCACACCATACACAATATCAAATGAGTTGACATTAGTTCTTACAATCGTTACAAGAGATGAAAAGACAACAGAGTATGTAAGATCTATCACAAGTGATATCGAAGACTATATAACTACTGCAAGACCAGCTATTATTAGTAAAAAGCTGATGCAAACACTTAATAAAATGGCTAGAGTAGATCAGCTTACAGATATGTACAACCGTAAGTTTTTAGATGAGTTTGCAGATGTTTCTATACCTCAGGCTGTGCGAGCAGGAACTAGCTATGGTGTGCTGATGGTTGATATTGATTACTTTAAGATGATAAATGACAACTACGGGCATGATGTAGGTGATGAGGCTATTCGCATAATATCAGGTGTTATTAAAAAGAGTATTCGCAAAGCTGACATCGCTATCAGGTATGGAGGAGAAGAGTTCTTAGTGCTTCTATATAACTGTGAAGCAAATAATATAGTACAAATTGCGAACAGTATAAGAACCGAATTTTCTAAACAAAAAATATATGCAAATGGAGAGAGCTTCTCTAAAACACTAAGTGTTGGATGCTCAAGCTTTCCAAAAGACAGTGAGAGTATTTGGAAGTGTATTAAGTTTGCAGACATCTCTCTGTACCAGGCAAAAGAAGGCGGAAGAAACCAAGTTGTAGCCTTTAATGAGGATATGCTAAACAACACTGAAGTGGGAGAAAGCTTTTAA
- the groES gene encoding co-chaperone GroES, protein MNFQPLGKRVLVKRVEEANTTASGIIIPDSATEKPSQGEVVAVSKEVTELANGNVVLFGKYSGNEVSLGTDKFLVLDTDDIFGIIG, encoded by the coding sequence ATGAACTTTCAACCATTAGGCAAAAGAGTTTTAGTTAAAAGAGTTGAAGAAGCAAATACAACTGCTTCTGGAATAATTATTCCTGATAGTGCAACAGAAAAACCGTCACAAGGTGAAGTTGTAGCTGTTAGTAAAGAAGTTACAGAGTTAGCAAACGGAAACGTAGTTTTATTTGGCAAGTACTCAGGAAACGAAGTTTCTCTTGGCACGGATAAATTTTTAGTATTAGATACTGATGATATTTTTGGGATAATAGGATAA
- the groL gene encoding chaperonin GroEL (60 kDa chaperone family; promotes refolding of misfolded polypeptides especially under stressful conditions; forms two stacked rings of heptamers to form a barrel-shaped 14mer; ends can be capped by GroES; misfolded proteins enter the barrel where they are refolded when GroES binds), with protein sequence MAKEIIFSDNARNALARGVQKLTDAVKVTMGPRGRNVLIQKSYGSPVITKDGVTVAREIELKDKLEDMGAQLVKQVASNTADEAGDGTTTATVLANAIFSEGLRNITAGANPVEVKRGMDKACEEILKHLKAASKVVNGKQDIAQVASISANSDSAIGDMIAEAMERVGQDGVITVEEAKGISDELDVVEGMQFDRGYLSPYFITNTEKMTAEIENPWILLCDSKVSSLKDLLPVLEQVQKTSRPLLIIAEDVEGEALSTLVVNKLRGVLNISAVKAPGFGDRRKAMLLDIATLTAGTVISEETGHTLEGATIQHLGQASRVIIDKDNTVIVNGAGTVEAVASRIAEIKVQLDATTSEYDKEKLQERLAKLSGGVAVIKVGAATETEMKEKKDRVDDALSATKAAVEEGIIIGGGAALVRAGAKVKLELGGDQQIGCEIILRAVKAPIKQIAQNAGYDTGVVVNAVESATNENIGFNAATGEYVDMFEAGIIDPLKVARVALLNATSVSSLLLTTEAAIFEIPEESSADMGGGMPSQMGMPGMM encoded by the coding sequence ATGGCAAAAGAAATAATTTTTTCAGACAATGCTCGTAATGCATTAGCTCGCGGTGTTCAAAAACTAACAGATGCAGTAAAAGTAACTATGGGACCTCGTGGTCGTAATGTACTTATTCAAAAAAGTTACGGTTCACCTGTAATCACTAAAGATGGTGTTACAGTTGCTCGTGAGATCGAACTAAAAGACAAACTTGAAGATATGGGTGCTCAACTTGTAAAACAAGTAGCATCTAATACAGCTGATGAAGCAGGTGACGGTACTACAACAGCTACAGTTTTAGCAAACGCTATTTTTAGTGAAGGTCTAAGAAATATTACTGCTGGAGCAAATCCGGTTGAAGTAAAACGTGGCATGGACAAAGCTTGTGAAGAGATACTTAAACATCTAAAAGCGGCTTCAAAAGTCGTAAACGGCAAGCAAGATATAGCACAAGTAGCTTCTATCTCTGCTAATTCTGATAGCGCAATTGGTGATATGATTGCAGAAGCTATGGAGAGAGTTGGTCAAGATGGTGTTATCACTGTTGAAGAAGCTAAAGGAATAAGCGATGAACTAGATGTTGTTGAAGGTATGCAGTTTGACCGCGGTTACTTAAGCCCTTACTTCATCACAAACACTGAAAAAATGACTGCTGAGATTGAAAATCCTTGGATTCTTTTATGTGATAGTAAAGTCTCTTCACTTAAAGATTTACTTCCAGTTTTAGAGCAAGTTCAAAAAACTAGTCGTCCACTTTTAATTATCGCTGAAGATGTTGAAGGTGAAGCACTTTCAACTCTGGTTGTAAATAAACTTAGAGGTGTTTTAAATATTTCTGCTGTTAAAGCTCCGGGCTTTGGCGATAGAAGAAAAGCAATGCTACTTGATATTGCAACTTTAACTGCTGGAACTGTAATCTCTGAAGAGACAGGTCACACACTTGAAGGTGCAACTATCCAACATCTTGGTCAAGCTTCTCGTGTAATTATTGACAAAGACAATACTGTTATAGTAAATGGTGCAGGTACGGTAGAAGCAGTTGCTAGTAGAATAGCTGAAATTAAAGTTCAACTAGATGCTACAACTTCAGAATATGACAAAGAAAAACTTCAAGAGCGTCTTGCAAAACTTAGCGGTGGGGTAGCAGTTATTAAAGTTGGTGCTGCGACTGAGACTGAGATGAAAGAGAAAAAAGATCGTGTTGACGATGCACTTTCTGCAACTAAGGCTGCAGTTGAAGAGGGAATCATCATCGGTGGTGGTGCTGCTTTAGTTCGTGCTGGAGCAAAGGTTAAACTTGAGCTTGGAGGTGATCAGCAAATCGGTTGTGAAATTATCCTTCGTGCTGTAAAAGCACCTATCAAACAAATCGCTCAAAATGCCGGTTATGATACTGGCGTTGTTGTAAATGCAGTCGAGAGTGCTACAAATGAGAACATTGGTTTTAATGCTGCAACTGGTGAGTATGTAGATATGTTTGAAGCGGGAATCATCGATCCACTTAAAGTTGCTCGTGTAGCTTTACTAAACGCAACTTCTGTTTCAAGTTTACTTCTTACAACAGAAGCAGCAATATTTGAAATCCCAGAAGAAAGCTCAGCAGATATGGGTGGCGGAATGCCTTCACAAATGGGCATGCCTGGAATGATGTAA
- a CDS encoding cupin domain-containing protein, with product MYLHKQIGGIEAVEQKAGKGVKMKMLLSQEESPNFAMRNFTIEAGGHMPFHTNTVEHEQYVLSGRALVKIGDETFEAASGDILLIPAGIAHSYETIGNETYSFLCLIPNGEDCIKIV from the coding sequence ATGTATTTACATAAACAAATTGGTGGTATTGAAGCCGTTGAACAAAAGGCTGGTAAAGGTGTTAAAATGAAGATGCTTCTCTCACAGGAAGAATCGCCTAATTTCGCTATGCGTAATTTTACTATTGAGGCCGGAGGGCATATGCCATTTCACACAAATACAGTTGAACATGAGCAATATGTGCTAAGCGGACGAGCATTAGTAAAAATAGGAGATGAGACTTTTGAAGCTGCAAGCGGAGATATTTTACTTATACCTGCTGGAATAGCTCACTCTTATGAAACAATTGGTAATGAAACATACAGTTTTTTATGTCTTATTCCAAATGGTGAAGATTGTATAAAAATTGTTTAA
- a CDS encoding sensor domain-containing diguanylate cyclase, with the protein MEKSSSNLKLANSTKPMFFTILGIISFITIFFLYMGYLHHKFVLELILKEEQNIASKIYSNTLRNVVLRYESVANNILINEEIIDAFEHNDRKELLNLTAPIYKKLSDENPYLKIMHFHTKDTKSFLRLHKPEKFGDDLSSIRHMINKVNKTKTKQIAMEAGRYGVYYRLALPVFNKKDDFLGVFEFGININYILDTFNKNYDFQSLLLLKKNIFEIIYENNKNITYSSYSNDYYSIESDLNHLCACKTSTLCNCTTAPVCNCKDDKGCNCIATTIKTDSLSIIKNKGSSSVIFTVNTIKDISNKEIGKILFVKNLNFYTDKLDMIKNISIVSGIVLLLLSLYMMRKIFNNYINIVNSYQSKLEIKNRTLLKLVNVDHLTKIHNRKSIETILIKELKRAKRYNHELSLIIFDIDNFKNINDTYGHNIGDKVLKSIAKVVANSIRESDYFGRWGGEEFIVISTETSMDNALLVAEKIRESISTYDFEEAEKITCSIGVAEYTSEDTHQSIVHNADTALYKAKHSGKNRVIFHEHS; encoded by the coding sequence TTGGAGAAAAGCAGTAGTAACTTAAAACTTGCAAATAGCACTAAACCGATGTTCTTTACAATTTTAGGAATTATCAGTTTTATTACAATCTTTTTTCTATATATGGGTTACCTTCACCATAAATTTGTACTTGAACTTATTTTAAAAGAAGAACAAAACATAGCTTCAAAAATATACTCAAATACACTAAGAAATGTTGTCCTTAGATACGAATCTGTTGCTAATAATATTTTAATAAATGAAGAAATTATAGATGCTTTTGAGCACAATGATAGAAAAGAGCTTCTAAACCTTACAGCACCAATATACAAAAAATTAAGTGATGAAAACCCTTACTTAAAAATAATGCACTTTCATACAAAAGATACAAAAAGTTTTTTAAGACTCCACAAACCAGAAAAATTTGGAGATGATCTTAGCTCTATTAGGCATATGATAAACAAAGTCAACAAAACAAAAACAAAACAAATTGCTATGGAAGCCGGAAGATATGGAGTTTACTACAGACTTGCCCTTCCTGTTTTTAATAAAAAAGATGATTTTTTAGGTGTTTTTGAATTTGGAATCAATATCAACTATATTTTAGATACATTCAATAAAAACTATGACTTTCAAAGTCTATTACTTCTGAAAAAGAATATTTTTGAAATAATTTATGAGAACAATAAGAATATAACTTATAGTTCTTACTCTAATGATTACTATTCCATAGAATCTGATCTCAACCATCTATGTGCTTGTAAAACTTCGACTCTTTGTAACTGTACAACTGCACCGGTGTGCAACTGTAAAGATGATAAAGGATGCAACTGTATTGCTACTACAATAAAGACTGACAGTCTATCCATAATCAAAAACAAAGGTTCAAGCAGTGTAATTTTTACTGTAAATACGATAAAAGATATATCAAATAAAGAGATAGGGAAAATCCTTTTTGTTAAAAACTTAAATTTTTACACTGATAAATTAGATATGATCAAAAACATATCTATTGTATCTGGGATAGTTCTTCTTCTTTTATCTCTGTATATGATGAGAAAGATATTTAACAACTATATCAATATCGTAAATAGCTATCAAAGTAAGCTAGAGATTAAAAACCGTACTTTGCTAAAACTAGTAAATGTTGATCATCTGACTAAAATTCATAATAGAAAATCTATTGAGACTATTTTAATTAAAGAGCTAAAAAGAGCTAAACGCTATAACCATGAACTCTCTTTAATCATATTTGACATAGATAATTTCAAAAATATCAACGACACTTATGGACATAATATTGGTGATAAAGTTCTAAAAAGCATAGCAAAAGTTGTAGCTAATAGTATCAGAGAGAGTGACTATTTTGGAAGATGGGGCGGTGAAGAGTTTATAGTCATCTCAACTGAGACTTCAATGGACAATGCACTTCTTGTAGCTGAGAAAATCAGAGAAAGCATCAGCACATATGACTTTGAAGAAGCAGAAAAAATAACATGTAGTATTGGTGTTGCTGAGTATACGAGTGAAGACACTCACCAGAGCATAGTACACAATGCTGATACAGCTCTTTATAAAGCTAAACACAGCGGAAAGAACAGAGTCATTTTTCACGAGCACAGCTAG
- a CDS encoding bifunctional diguanylate cyclase/phosphodiesterase has translation MLNLEGDSVEYEAMLVQYKDAVDKSSIFSKTDVSGTITYVNDKFCEVTEYSREELLGHTHAIIKDPTVSKSVFKEIWKTITAGNIWNGVLKNIKKGGGFYYVNSTIYPIKDSDGKILEYISIRQDITELIKSQQLLEIYSTDTLTHLPNRKKLNERLKSNEDELMAILLDIKDFIVINDLYGENIADLVLVEIAKRLNTYIKNESVILYKLDADRYLILVDDASLFSKYESLIEFTLLSEDNFIINDIVVTFNISMATGSTELLSKTSLALKEAKKTKSRYFPYNDSINTKEVHKLNLKRFNDFKDALINDRIEPFFQPIVDANTEEVVKYESLARIRDADGNIIAVSDFLSIAEKSSFFENFTRQIIQKIFAISKASNKELTINLTYENINSEKLLNYIENRLKMHKGPAITFELLESEEISDYSVLENFSSMVKKYGSLIAIDDFGTGYSNFTHLSRFKADFVKIDGSIISKIEEDENSRLIVSILVEYAKRNNIKVIAEYVSSPEIAKMVRDLGVDLLQGYHYGKAESAAFYNLTS, from the coding sequence ATGCTTAATTTAGAGGGGGATAGTGTGGAGTACGAAGCAATGCTTGTTCAGTATAAAGATGCTGTAGATAAGAGTAGTATCTTTTCAAAAACTGATGTCAGTGGCACTATAACTTATGTGAATGATAAATTTTGCGAGGTGACTGAGTACAGCAGAGAAGAACTTCTTGGCCACACTCACGCTATAATAAAAGACCCAACTGTTTCAAAATCTGTGTTTAAAGAGATATGGAAAACGATTACAGCTGGTAATATTTGGAATGGTGTATTAAAAAATATAAAAAAGGGAGGTGGATTTTACTATGTAAATTCTACTATATACCCCATAAAAGATTCAGATGGAAAAATATTAGAATATATATCGATTAGACAGGATATTACTGAACTTATAAAAAGCCAACAACTACTGGAGATATACTCAACAGATACTCTAACGCATCTGCCAAATAGAAAAAAACTGAATGAGAGACTAAAATCAAACGAAGATGAGTTGATGGCTATACTCTTAGATATCAAAGATTTTATTGTTATTAATGATTTGTATGGTGAAAATATTGCTGATTTAGTACTTGTTGAAATTGCCAAGAGATTAAATACTTACATAAAAAACGAGAGCGTAATACTTTATAAACTTGATGCAGATCGTTATCTTATTTTAGTAGATGATGCGAGTTTATTTAGTAAATATGAGTCATTGATAGAGTTCACTCTTCTCTCAGAAGATAATTTTATCATCAATGATATAGTCGTCACTTTTAACATCTCAATGGCAACTGGTTCAACAGAGCTACTAAGTAAAACATCTCTAGCTCTTAAAGAAGCTAAAAAAACAAAAAGCAGATATTTCCCATACAATGATTCAATTAATACAAAAGAAGTTCATAAACTAAATTTAAAAAGATTTAATGACTTTAAAGATGCCCTTATCAATGATAGGATTGAACCATTCTTCCAGCCGATTGTAGATGCTAATACTGAAGAGGTTGTAAAGTATGAGTCTTTGGCAAGAATAAGAGACGCAGATGGAAACATAATAGCTGTTTCTGACTTTTTAAGCATCGCAGAAAAGAGCAGTTTCTTTGAAAACTTCACAAGACAGATCATTCAAAAGATATTTGCAATATCAAAAGCCTCAAATAAAGAGCTTACCATTAATCTTACCTATGAAAACATAAACTCAGAAAAGTTACTTAACTATATAGAAAATAGACTTAAAATGCATAAAGGGCCTGCAATAACTTTTGAGCTACTCGAATCTGAAGAGATTAGTGACTACAGTGTCTTAGAAAACTTTAGTAGTATGGTTAAAAAATATGGTTCTTTAATTGCGATAGATGACTTTGGAACCGGATACTCAAACTTTACCCATCTTTCTAGATTTAAAGCTGATTTTGTAAAGATAGATGGCTCAATCATTAGTAAAATAGAAGAAGATGAAAATTCTAGGCTGATAGTATCAATTTTAGTAGAGTATGCAAAAAGAAATAATATAAAAGTAATTGCAGAATATGTGTCTAGCCCGGAGATAGCAAAAATGGTTAGGGATTTAGGTGTTGATCTACTGCAAGGATATCATTATGGCAAAGCGGAGAGTGCTGCTTTTTATAATTTGACTTCTTAA
- the tpx gene encoding thiol peroxidase, translated as MQTTTFNGTTVNLAGTPLNVGDAAPSVIATGTDLNDVEIGGAKDRIQLIITVPSLDTDTCAAETRRFNVDVNNLDICETTVISMDLPFAADRFCTTEGIENLTVASDYINKDVSKAFGVLMDDNKLKGLSARAVFVIDRSGIITYKEIVSEVTAEPNYEAALEAIKEAR; from the coding sequence ATGCAAACAACAACTTTCAATGGTACTACTGTAAACTTGGCAGGTACTCCACTTAACGTTGGTGATGCAGCACCATCTGTAATAGCGACTGGAACTGATTTAAATGATGTAGAGATTGGCGGAGCAAAAGATAGAATACAATTAATCATTACTGTACCCTCACTCGATACTGACACTTGTGCGGCTGAGACAAGAAGATTTAACGTTGATGTCAATAATCTAGACATCTGTGAGACTACTGTTATCTCTATGGACTTACCATTTGCGGCTGATCGTTTTTGTACTACTGAAGGAATCGAGAACTTAACTGTAGCATCTGATTATATCAACAAGGACGTTAGTAAAGCTTTCGGTGTTTTAATGGACGATAATAAGCTAAAAGGCTTAAGTGCAAGAGCTGTTTTTGTAATCGACAGAAGTGGTATTATCACTTATAAAGAAATTGTTTCTGAAGTAACAGCAGAGCCAAACTACGAAGCTGCACTTGAAGCTATAAAAGAAGCTAGATAA
- the exbD gene encoding TonB system transport protein ExbD — translation MARCRKQPKRFDQINVIPFIDIMLVLLVMVLTTATFIKQGVIPVELPQAKASTKEDLKKEINIYVNSKGEMFFDKEKVDTKELEAKLSQIDKKQTVVLRSDKESRFQDFVTVMDILKRLKHEQLYIVTKE, via the coding sequence ATGGCTAGATGCAGAAAACAACCAAAAAGGTTTGATCAAATAAATGTTATACCATTTATTGATATTATGCTTGTTCTTTTGGTTATGGTTTTAACGACAGCTACATTTATAAAACAAGGGGTTATTCCTGTGGAACTTCCACAAGCGAAAGCCTCTACAAAAGAAGATCTTAAAAAAGAGATCAATATTTATGTAAATTCTAAAGGTGAGATGTTTTTTGATAAAGAAAAAGTAGATACCAAAGAACTTGAAGCTAAACTATCTCAAATAGACAAAAAACAGACTGTAGTTCTAAGAAGTGACAAAGAGTCAAGATTTCAAGATTTTGTTACTGTTATGGATATACTAAAACGATTAAAACACGAGCAGCTATACATAGTTACTAAAGAGTAA
- the exbB gene encoding TonB-system energizer ExbB encodes MEGNFLSYAEEALDYGVMGILILMSVVTLWLFIERMMFYKSVRLDDYKHRDVLEIDLTDNIGVISAIGANAPYVGLLGTVVGIMITFYTMGDVGAVDAKKIMTGLALALKATAMGLIVAMPAIVAYTIVLRKVEKILTAYDVIQDTKEN; translated from the coding sequence ATGGAAGGCAACTTTTTATCTTACGCAGAAGAGGCACTGGACTACGGTGTAATGGGAATTTTAATACTTATGAGTGTAGTAACTCTATGGTTATTTATAGAGAGAATGATGTTCTATAAGAGTGTTCGTTTAGATGATTATAAACATAGAGATGTACTGGAGATTGACCTTACTGACAACATCGGTGTAATCAGCGCTATAGGTGCTAATGCTCCTTATGTTGGACTGCTTGGAACAGTTGTTGGAATTATGATTACTTTTTACACTATGGGTGATGTTGGAGCTGTAGATGCTAAGAAGATCATGACTGGTCTAGCTCTTGCACTAAAAGCTACCGCTATGGGTCTTATTGTTGCGATGCCTGCTATTGTTGCTTACACAATCGTGCTTCGTAAAGTAGAGAAAATCTTAACTGCCTATGATGTGATTCAAGACACAAAAGAGAATTAA